The genomic segment AGCACGAACCAATCATTTCTAAAGATCTATTTACAAAAGTTCAAGAAAAACTAGGAATAACGCCAAGGCGACATCCCGGCACACATGAATTTGATTTCACTCGCCTCATATATTGCGGCGCCTGCGGATCGAGCATTTCGGCAGAAGAAAGATTTAAACATCAAAAAAATGGAAATAAACATCGATATGTTTACTATCATTGCGCTAAAGGTAAAGATCGCGATTGCAAACAGCCAGCAATCCGCGAAGAAGAATTATTAAAACAACTCCTATATCTAATAGATAAAGTTGATTTAGACGAATTGGAAGCTCAAGACCAAATCAAGCGGGAGGTGGCGCGTTATCGAAAATTTAGCTATGGAATCTTAGGGCAGGACATCAACTTTGAAAGGCGGCCGATTGATATAGATACAAGGAATTACGCCAAATACATACTCATCGAGGGATCAAAAGATGAAAAGAGGGAGTTACTGTTGTGTCTAAGAAGTAAGATCGAACTAAAAGACCGGCTGATTTCCTTGAAAATAAGCGGGGGTAATTAATAGCATAAAAAATTAACTTACACCTTTAAATTGGGCCTTTGTCTGCCCCACAGATTCGCTTGCGTTAGTACCATCAGAAAAATACAAAGATTGCCAATCATAATCTTTAAACCCATTTTTCACCTTCCATTCTGAATACTCTTCATACGAAAGTGGTGACTTAGATGGCTTACCACCAAAACTGATTAGGGGCGTTTCCGGCTCAATCTTTTTAATGTATTGCTCGGCATCTTCTTTTTTATAAAAACTATCGACTCGATAAAGTGGGTAGCGATTGCAATTTCTATATGTTACAACGCACCAAATGTAATCATTGGGCGCTTTCTCGTGATAAATCCTCGTCCACACGGAACCTTCCGGTCCAGGCTCGATTTCGACTGTGCCTTTGCATAAATACAAAACAAAAATTCTGTCGTCGAAATAGTCTTGGCCTTCAAACTTAATTGTTCCTGATTCTTTCATCTCTTTTGGATAAATTATTTTTGAATGTCTTTAATCCGCTCTTTGACTACTTCCGCAACTGCGTCCGCAATATCGTCCAGAAACTTCTCAATGAGTTGATTCGTGACATAAAACGTCACGAAGTTGTCACGATTAGAGTAGTGGGCTCGTTTGAAGTCGGCGATGATCTGTTTCGGATCAGTAAAGTGCTGCAATCCGTTAACTTCTATATAAAGCTTCGCCTCTGGAATGCCAATATCTACGCATTTATGCCCATCAGAATATTCTAAAGTCGAAGCAATGCTCCTCTTTGCTAAGGCCTCGTGTAATGATTTAGCTTGTGATGTGATAAATTTCTTATCCATATTGTCATACACTAAATACCCTCACGACTTCATCAAAATTCTTAAGCCGATCTTTTTCCCAATCCTCTTGTTTTATGTACAGAGCTTTATAGGCCATTCTACTTTGTCTGTTATTAACATCCTCACACCACTTCTGTAATCGATCAAACTTCAGCTTATCGTCCTCTTCTTCTCTCCCCTTTGTTTCAATTATGAAGACTGTCTTATCATCCTTCTTTACAAAAAAATCTGGATAATAGTTCGCTATAAAACCCTCAGAGTTTTTGTATTCTATTCTAAGAGCATTAGCCTCTTTATTCTGAAAATTCTTCGAAAAAGAAATCACATCGTCGCAATTTTCAATAAAATTTGCGAACTCTAACTCAAAATTACTATCCCCAATAATTTTGTTAAAAACTGACTTTTTAGGAATAAGGAAGGATTTATCATTGACCACAAACGGCCGGGCCTCGCTAATCTTAATATAATTCTTAATTTCGGTATCTCCAGTATCCTGAACCGTAAGCTCATTGATGGCTTTTTTGAATGAATCCTTAATCAGTCGTATATATTCTACTTCTGATAAATTTCGTAAAATATTTAGATCCGATAAATTTATCTGACTATCAAACAAATAATTCTGAACAAATTCCTTGACCTTCCCGAACAAAATAGCATAACAACCAAACAACCGCAGATCTCTCATTACCGCTTGAGCAAAAAATCCTATAACGCTTTGATAATCTGGTTCAATGTCTCCAGTTAGTATGGTCGTATGGTGGGTTTTCTCATCAACTACATCTTTAAATACAATCTCTCTCTTTTGCTCCTCAGAAAAAGTTTTTACCTTAACCTTTTTATTACCAAAACTAGCAACGTCTAACTCCGCAAGGTTTTTGTACTCCCTTTGTATTCTCGGGGACATTACAGGGATCTCAATATCTAGCTTTTCAATATCTTTCTTGGGATTTTCTTTATCGACCTCAATAACCATTGGCGCAATCGGCTTAGCGCCAACCCCCATAGTTTTTTGCTCAAGAATAACTCCCTCCCCCTTGATCGACTCAACGAAATCCATGAAAGCTGGCGTACCAACAACACTCACATACTCTTCAATGTCATCTCTGCCAAAAAACATTCTTCGAAGGCCGCGTCCCAACGTCTGCTCCGGCAAAATCTTCGAGTCTGCGGCGTAAGGACGTAATCCAACAATTGTCGTTACATTCTTAACATCCCATCCTTCTTTAAGCATCATCACCGAAATAATTACCTTAAAAGGACTCTCGGAGCTATCTATGTCGTTTGCCTGCTTTCTCAATAACTCTAATTCCTCTTTATTCTTACCAGAAACATTTTCAGAAATTTCACCACTTTTGTTGGTGTGGATCGTTAGAACTGCGCCTTTTAAATCCTTGAAGTTTGTTTCAATATATTCGGCTACTTCGTCACAATTCTTCGTATCGTCGGTCATGATAAAAAGAATCGACTTTTTACCAGTTGGGGCCAAACTCTCATATGTTTTACGCCACTCCTCAATACCAAGATTGATGTAGTCTCTGTATTTTTCGCTAAATAACGAACTTTGATTTTCTTTAAGCTTAGCCCTACTGGCCGCATCCGGAACAACAGGATTTTTTACTACACGCTGATGGATAGCCTCAACGAGCGGATAGTCAGAAATAGTTTGTACAAAAATCGAACCGTCATTTTTTTTCGGAGTAGCAGTAACATCCAGCTGCAATGCCAACCCAGAACCTTTCTGCTTTAACCTGTTGTCTATATCCTGAATGGATTTAGACCAAGCGGACTGATGATCGTGTAAGTGATGAGCTTCGTCATTAAGCACGATAAGCTCGTCGATGTCGCGAACAATAGTTCCTAAATCAACAGTAGAGTCACTTGTTTTGGTGACCGGCTTATCACCAAGAAAATAGGAGGAGGTGTCTTCGTCTTCTATGCTCGGTTCTTTTACATCACCCTCAAATACTCGGTGAATATTTGTTAGGAAGATATTCCCGGTATCAGAAATATTCTTCAAATCGTCTTGCAGGTGAATCGTAATCTGAAAATCATCCTGCCAATTCTGACCCCGATATCCATTGTCCGGTAAAATGGGATCGGTGAAGAAGATTTTTAGACCCGCAAAGTCATTTTTTATTCTCTCAAATACGATGACGTTCGGGGTTATCAACAAGAAGTTTTTTGCTAATTTAGAGCCTTCTTCGTATTTTTTATGGAAGTATGCCCAAGCAATAATAAGGCTCATTACCTTGGTCTTGCCTGCGCCAGTGGCCATTTTAATCACAAAGCGTAGCCATTCTTCAGTAAACATTTGCGGACTAAGTACGCCTGTGGAGTTATACCGAATCAAATCATACTTATCTTTTACCTGAGCAACCTCATACAGCCAGATAACTGTTTCTAGGGCCTCTCTTTGCGCAAAGTAATAACGAAAATTAAAAGCTAAACCTTTAGCGTCATACAAAATATGCTCTTCCTTAAACCACCAACCTAAAAGTGCCTTTGAAGTATCGCTCGCGCCTTCGTACTGTAGATCTCGCCATTCCTTCACCTTCTTGCGCAGTTCAGCTACAAGAGGCGGCAAAAGCTTGTCATATCCTTTTTCGCGTAAATCTTCATCAGCCGGAAACCACCGAATACCCGGGTCGAGAATTACATAGGGATCTCTGGGAAAATCTTTATGGAGTGCCATTTTATACCTTTACCTCAATTACTCTCGTTGTATCATTACCGAAGATATCTACCACTTTCACGGCGACCTTATAGATTCCTTTAGTCACCTCTTTGGGTGAAGTGACCAGATCAAGATTCCTTTTCTTTTTCGTACGAAAGCTTTGCCATTCGTTATCAAAAACATAATCTCCAGTCCAAACCTCTTTCTCTTTGCCATCTTCTATAACCTTAATAATCTCTTTCCTATCTGCAAAATCTAAATCTACCGCCCAGTAGTCAATCCAATCACTCCATTTTTTAGTCAAAATTTCCTTAGAAACAAGCTCACTCGTTTTGTCTTTTGATATTTTCACTACTTGTCCATTTTCTACCACAATTTTTGATCCTCCAGGACGAAGACCCTCGGCCACTTCGTCCAAATCGTCCTGATTATAGAAAACGGAAAAGTCGGTGAGTTCTAT from the bacterium genome contains:
- a CDS encoding DEAD/DEAH box helicase family protein, with the translated sequence MALHKDFPRDPYVILDPGIRWFPADEDLREKGYDKLLPPLVAELRKKVKEWRDLQYEGASDTSKALLGWWFKEEHILYDAKGLAFNFRYYFAQREALETVIWLYEVAQVKDKYDLIRYNSTGVLSPQMFTEEWLRFVIKMATGAGKTKVMSLIIAWAYFHKKYEEGSKLAKNFLLITPNVIVFERIKNDFAGLKIFFTDPILPDNGYRGQNWQDDFQITIHLQDDLKNISDTGNIFLTNIHRVFEGDVKEPSIEDEDTSSYFLGDKPVTKTSDSTVDLGTIVRDIDELIVLNDEAHHLHDHQSAWSKSIQDIDNRLKQKGSGLALQLDVTATPKKNDGSIFVQTISDYPLVEAIHQRVVKNPVVPDAASRAKLKENQSSLFSEKYRDYINLGIEEWRKTYESLAPTGKKSILFIMTDDTKNCDEVAEYIETNFKDLKGAVLTIHTNKSGEISENVSGKNKEELELLRKQANDIDSSESPFKVIISVMMLKEGWDVKNVTTIVGLRPYAADSKILPEQTLGRGLRRMFFGRDDIEEYVSVVGTPAFMDFVESIKGEGVILEQKTMGVGAKPIAPMVIEVDKENPKKDIEKLDIEIPVMSPRIQREYKNLAELDVASFGNKKVKVKTFSEEQKREIVFKDVVDEKTHHTTILTGDIEPDYQSVIGFFAQAVMRDLRLFGCYAILFGKVKEFVQNYLFDSQINLSDLNILRNLSEVEYIRLIKDSFKKAINELTVQDTGDTEIKNYIKISEARPFVVNDKSFLIPKKSVFNKIIGDSNFELEFANFIENCDDVISFSKNFQNKEANALRIEYKNSEGFIANYYPDFFVKKDDKTVFIIETKGREEEDDKLKFDRLQKWCEDVNNRQSRMAYKALYIKQEDWEKDRLKNFDEVVRVFSV
- a CDS encoding zinc ribbon domain-containing protein — its product is HEPIISKDLFTKVQEKLGITPRRHPGTHEFDFTRLIYCGACGSSISAEERFKHQKNGNKHRYVYYHCAKGKDRDCKQPAIREEELLKQLLYLIDKVDLDELEAQDQIKREVARYRKFSYGILGQDINFERRPIDIDTRNYAKYILIEGSKDEKRELLLCLRSKIELKDRLISLKISGGN